From the Variovorax paradoxus genome, the window GGCTGCGAGCTCGTCGACGATCTTCTGCTCGTTGGCAGTGAGCGTCTCGGCCAGCTTCTTGAACTTGGCCTGCAGTTCCTTGTCGTCGGTCTGGGCGGCCAGTTCCTGGGCCCAGTACATAGCCAGGTAGAACTGGCTGCCGCGGTTGTCGAGCTGGCCGGTCTTGGGCGACGGGTTCTTGTTGTTGTCCAGCAGCTTGCCGGTGGCGGTGTCGAGCGTCTTGGCCAGGATGGCCGCCTGCTTGTTGCCGGTCTTCAGGCCCAGGTCTTCCAGGCTCACGGCCAGCGCCAGGAACTCACCCAGCGAGTCCCAGCGCAGGTGGTTTTCCTCGACCAGCTGCTGCACGTGCTTGGGGGCCGAGCCGCCCGCGCCCGTTTCGTACAGGCCGCCGCCGGCCATCAGCGGCACGATGGAGAGCATCTTGGCCGACGTGCCCAGTTCCATGATGGGGAACAGGTCGGTCAGGTAGTCGCGCAGGATGTTGCCGGTGGCGCTGATGGTGTCCAGGCCGCGGACCACGCGCTCCAGCGTGTAGCGCATGGCGCGCACCTGGCTCATGATCTGGATGTCCAGGCCCGAGGTGTTGTGCTCGTGCAGGTACATCTTGACCTTGGTGATCAGCTGCGCCTCGTGCGGGCGGTAGGCGTCCAGCCAGAACACCACCGGCATGCCCGAGTTGCGCGCGCGAGTGACGGCCAGCTTGACCCAGTCGCGGATCGCGGCGTCCTTGACCTGGCACATGCGCCAGATGTCGCCTTGCTCCACGTCCTCGCTCATCAGCACTTCGCCGCTGTCCAGGTCGGTGATGTTCGCAACGCCGTCTTCCGGGATCTCGAAGGTCTTGTCGTGCGAGCCGTATTCCTCGGCCTTCTGGGCCATGAGGCCCACGTTGGGCACCGTGCCCATGGTCTTGGGATCGAAGGCGCCGTGCCACTTGCAGAAGTTGATGATCTCCTGGTAGATGCGGGCGAAGGTCGATTCGGGCATCACGGCCTTCACGTCCTTCAGGCGGCCGTCGGCGCCCCACATCTTGCCGCCGTTGCGGATCATCGCGGGCATCGAGGCGTCCACGATGACGTCGTTGGGCGAGTGGAAGTTGGTGATGCCCTTGGCCGAGTCGACCATGGCCAGTTCGGGGCGGTTCTCATGGCAGGCGTGCAGGTCGCGCTTGATCTCGTCCTGCGTGCTCTGCGGCAGCGAGGCGATCTTGGTGTAGAGATCGACCATGCCGTTGTTGACGTTGATGCCCAGCTCGTCGAACAGCTTGCCGTGTTTCTCGAAGGCGTCCTTGTAGAAGATCTTCACGCAGTGGCCGAACACGATGGGGTGCGAGACCTTCATCATGGTGGCCTTGACGTGCAGCGAGAACATGACGCCGGTCTTGTGCGCGTCCTCGATTTCCTTTTCGTAGAAGGCCAGCAGCGCCTTCTTGCTCATGAACATGGAGTCGATCACTTCGCGGTCGAGCAGCGCGACCTTGGGCTTGAGCACGATGGTCTTGCCGCTCTTGGTGATGAGCTCCATCTTGACGTTGCGCGCGCGGTCCAGCGTCATCGACTTCTCGCCGTGATAGAAGTCGCCGCCGTGCATGTGCGACACGTGCGAGCGCGAGGCCTGGCTCCACTCGGCCATGCTGTGCGGGTTCTTGCGTGCGTATTCCTTGAC encodes:
- a CDS encoding NADP-dependent isocitrate dehydrogenase, whose protein sequence is MSSKQPTIVYTLTDEAPLLATYAFLPIIRAFTNPAGIEVTTSDISVAARILGEFPELLSDAQKVPDNLTALGKLTLQADANIIKLPNISASVSQLKAAIKELQGKGYKIPDYPENPTTDEEKDIRARYNKCTGSAVNPVLREGNSDRRAPKAVKEYARKNPHSMAEWSQASRSHVSHMHGGDFYHGEKSMTLDRARNVKMELITKSGKTIVLKPKVALLDREVIDSMFMSKKALLAFYEKEIEDAHKTGVMFSLHVKATMMKVSHPIVFGHCVKIFYKDAFEKHGKLFDELGINVNNGMVDLYTKIASLPQSTQDEIKRDLHACHENRPELAMVDSAKGITNFHSPNDVIVDASMPAMIRNGGKMWGADGRLKDVKAVMPESTFARIYQEIINFCKWHGAFDPKTMGTVPNVGLMAQKAEEYGSHDKTFEIPEDGVANITDLDSGEVLMSEDVEQGDIWRMCQVKDAAIRDWVKLAVTRARNSGMPVVFWLDAYRPHEAQLITKVKMYLHEHNTSGLDIQIMSQVRAMRYTLERVVRGLDTISATGNILRDYLTDLFPIMELGTSAKMLSIVPLMAGGGLYETGAGGSAPKHVQQLVEENHLRWDSLGEFLALAVSLEDLGLKTGNKQAAILAKTLDTATGKLLDNNKNPSPKTGQLDNRGSQFYLAMYWAQELAAQTDDKELQAKFKKLAETLTANEQKIVDELAAVQGKPVDIGGYYLADPEKFSTVMRPSATLNAALASAQA